The proteins below come from a single Streptomyces sp. M92 genomic window:
- a CDS encoding phosphatase PAP2 family protein yields MQTPSVDSPPSPPQPRTALRVTRVLTACSALLLTLVALEWGPLVGVDDDIADTTHRWAVDEPGITHAMRILTDWVWDTWTMRLLCAAVVLWLWFRRRDRWTAVWLGMTCLLGSLLQQALKAAVDRARPVWPDPVDSAHYAAFPSGHAMTATFVCGLLVWLLHHYGTSRGVRLTALAVAVVSVVGVGVTRVWLGVHWATDVAGGWLLGALVVAVAALVHERRHR; encoded by the coding sequence ATGCAGACGCCCTCCGTCGACTCCCCGCCCAGTCCCCCGCAGCCGCGCACCGCCCTCCGCGTCACCCGGGTACTGACCGCGTGCTCGGCGCTCCTGCTCACCCTGGTGGCCCTCGAATGGGGTCCGCTGGTCGGCGTGGACGACGACATCGCGGACACGACGCACCGCTGGGCGGTCGACGAACCGGGCATCACGCACGCCATGCGGATCCTCACCGACTGGGTGTGGGACACGTGGACGATGCGACTGCTGTGCGCGGCGGTGGTGTTGTGGCTCTGGTTCCGGCGCCGGGACCGGTGGACGGCCGTGTGGCTGGGGATGACGTGTCTGCTCGGAAGCCTGCTGCAGCAGGCGCTGAAGGCGGCCGTGGACCGGGCCCGCCCCGTCTGGCCCGACCCCGTGGACTCCGCGCACTACGCGGCCTTCCCCTCGGGGCACGCCATGACGGCCACGTTCGTGTGCGGCCTGCTCGTATGGCTGCTCCACCACTACGGCACCAGCCGCGGCGTACGCCTGACCGCCCTGGCCGTGGCGGTGGTCTCCGTCGTCGGCGTCGGCGTGACCCGGGTGTGGCTCGGCGTCCACTGGGCCACGGACGTCGCGGGGGGCTGGCTCCTGGGTGCCCTGGTGGTGGCCGTCGCGGCGCTGGTCCACGAGCGCCGTCACCGCTGA
- a CDS encoding pectate lyase: MTAATRPHGRRRTATGALAALGLLIGMLMTTGAASAQAATWPTPNGSEGVSATIPVSGTKDYGMKRLYGTGDLGSGGQDEDQGPILELAPGAVLKNVIIGAPAADGIHCKGSCTLQNVWWEDVGEDAATFRGSSSSNVYTVTGGGAKEASDKVFQFNGAGTLNVSDFAVRNFGTFVRSCGNCSTQHKRTINLDSIEVGWKGSRIAGINTNYGDSATLRDITVVGDDDGKIVPCQKYIGNDDGDEPDSNGSGPDGTHCRYASSDITYQ; encoded by the coding sequence ATGACTGCCGCGACACGCCCCCACGGGCGGCGACGCACCGCGACCGGCGCACTGGCCGCACTCGGATTATTAATTGGCATGCTCATGACTACCGGAGCCGCCTCGGCGCAGGCCGCCACCTGGCCGACGCCCAACGGCAGCGAGGGCGTCTCCGCCACCATCCCGGTCTCCGGCACCAAGGACTACGGGATGAAGCGCCTCTACGGCACCGGTGACCTCGGCTCCGGCGGCCAGGACGAGGACCAGGGGCCGATCCTGGAACTGGCTCCCGGCGCCGTCCTCAAGAACGTGATCATCGGCGCCCCGGCCGCCGACGGCATCCACTGCAAGGGCAGCTGCACCCTGCAGAACGTCTGGTGGGAGGATGTCGGCGAGGACGCGGCGACCTTCCGCGGCTCCTCGTCGTCGAACGTCTACACGGTCACCGGCGGCGGCGCGAAGGAGGCCAGCGACAAGGTCTTCCAGTTCAACGGCGCCGGGACGCTCAACGTGTCGGACTTCGCCGTGCGGAACTTCGGCACCTTCGTCCGCTCCTGCGGCAACTGCTCGACGCAGCACAAGCGGACCATCAACCTCGACTCGATCGAGGTGGGCTGGAAGGGCAGCCGGATCGCCGGCATCAACACCAACTACGGCGACAGCGCCACGCTGCGCGACATCACCGTCGTCGGGGACGACGACGGGAAGATCGTCCCGTGCCAGAAGTACATCGGCAACGACGACGGCGACGAACCGGACTCGAACGGCTCGGGCCCCGACGGCACCCACTGCAGGTACGCGTCGTCGGACATCACCTACCAGTGA
- a CDS encoding LVIVD repeat-containing protein yields MILLSDPRTRRRRLGVAAAAAGLLSALLTAGPAVATPDPGDAPAKSKEVSKSARAEARDAIEGGEIPGVDRIVHSDNIEHLANIPKDALPGTNSDLAFQGRYAFAGNYDGFRIFDIKNPKKPKTVAQVLCPGSQNDISVSGDLLFLSTDSSRSDSSCNSTTQPATEKSSWEGMKVFDISDKRNPKYVAAVETACGSHTHTLVPERRNVYVYVSSYSPNAAYPDCQPPHDGISVIKVPRKAPERAAVVDFPVLFPGEGPDGGGNPGGPVNPGVSKTTGCHDITVLPSKDLAAGACMGDGILFSIKDPERPKVIDRVQDNVNFAFWHSATFNQKADKVVFTDELGGGGAATCNAEVGPNRGADGIYDIVGRGDHRELVFRSYFKIPRHQADTENCVAHNGSLIPVKGRDIMVQAWYQGGVSVWEFTDSEHPKEIAYFERGPLSTETISTGGSWSAYYYNGYIYSNDIAKGFDVLKLSDRRTDPAKRVHLRELNTQTQPDYFD; encoded by the coding sequence GTGATCCTGTTGAGCGACCCGCGAACGCGGCGCAGACGCCTGGGAGTCGCGGCGGCCGCCGCCGGTCTCCTGTCCGCGCTGCTCACGGCCGGTCCGGCCGTGGCGACCCCCGACCCCGGGGACGCCCCGGCGAAGTCGAAGGAGGTGTCCAAGAGCGCCCGCGCCGAAGCGCGCGACGCCATCGAGGGCGGCGAGATACCCGGCGTGGACCGGATAGTCCACTCGGACAACATCGAGCACCTGGCCAACATCCCCAAGGACGCGCTGCCCGGCACCAATTCGGACCTGGCCTTCCAGGGCCGGTACGCTTTCGCCGGCAACTACGACGGCTTCCGCATCTTCGACATCAAGAACCCGAAGAAGCCGAAGACCGTCGCCCAGGTGCTGTGTCCCGGCTCGCAGAACGACATCTCCGTCTCCGGAGACCTGCTCTTCCTGTCGACCGACTCCTCGCGCAGCGACAGCAGTTGCAACAGCACCACGCAGCCGGCGACCGAGAAGTCCTCCTGGGAGGGCATGAAGGTCTTCGACATCAGCGACAAGCGGAACCCGAAGTACGTGGCGGCCGTCGAGACCGCCTGCGGTTCCCACACCCACACGCTGGTGCCCGAGCGCAGGAACGTCTACGTCTACGTCTCCTCGTACTCGCCGAACGCCGCCTACCCGGACTGCCAGCCTCCGCACGACGGCATCTCCGTCATCAAGGTGCCCCGCAAGGCGCCCGAGCGGGCGGCCGTCGTGGACTTCCCGGTGCTGTTCCCGGGGGAGGGCCCCGACGGCGGCGGCAACCCGGGCGGCCCGGTCAACCCGGGCGTCTCCAAGACCACCGGCTGCCACGACATCACCGTCCTGCCCTCGAAGGACCTCGCGGCGGGCGCCTGCATGGGCGACGGCATCCTGTTCTCCATCAAGGACCCCGAGCGCCCGAAGGTCATCGACCGCGTCCAGGACAACGTCAACTTCGCGTTCTGGCACTCGGCGACCTTCAACCAGAAGGCGGACAAGGTCGTCTTCACCGACGAGCTGGGCGGCGGCGGCGCCGCCACCTGCAACGCGGAGGTCGGCCCGAACCGCGGCGCCGACGGCATCTACGACATCGTCGGCCGGGGAGACCACCGCGAGCTGGTCTTCCGCAGCTACTTCAAGATCCCCCGCCACCAGGCGGACACGGAGAACTGCGTCGCCCACAACGGCTCGCTGATCCCGGTCAAGGGCCGCGACATCATGGTCCAGGCCTGGTACCAGGGCGGCGTCTCCGTCTGGGAGTTCACCGACTCCGAGCACCCGAAGGAGATCGCCTACTTCGAGCGCGGCCCGCTGAGCACGGAGACCATCTCCACCGGCGGCTCGTGGTCGGCGTACTACTACAACGGCTACATCTACTCGAACGACATCGCCAAGGGCTTCGACGTCCTCAAGCTCAGCGACCGGCGCACCGACCCGGCCAAGCGGGTCCACCTGCGTGAGCTGAACACGCAGACGCAGCCGGACTACTTCGACTGA
- a CDS encoding PaaX family transcriptional regulator C-terminal domain-containing protein, with protein MPAPVNEPAPPDDPALRPLSARSVVLSLLLGAHPPELSARELVRLVEGFDVGGSTARAALSRMTAAGDLRRTDTGYRLSERLLERQRRQDEAVRPHTRAWEGDWEMVVVTATGRGAAERADLRARLTALRLAELREGVWLRPANLCRTLPAELDRVAERHASRPARPARDLAAELWPLDAWSATAGALLDRVGRVRRPADRLTAFAAVVRHLLADPVLPGELLPSDWPGAALREAYARYQREQTGQVRMRVTGR; from the coding sequence GTGCCCGCGCCCGTGAACGAGCCCGCGCCCCCGGACGACCCCGCACTGCGCCCGCTGTCCGCGCGGTCGGTGGTCCTGAGCCTGCTCCTCGGGGCGCATCCTCCCGAGCTGTCGGCCCGGGAACTGGTGCGGCTGGTGGAGGGCTTCGACGTCGGTGGGTCCACCGCGCGCGCGGCGCTCAGCCGGATGACCGCCGCCGGTGACCTGCGGCGCACGGACACCGGTTACCGCCTCAGCGAGCGGCTGCTGGAGCGCCAGCGGCGCCAGGACGAGGCCGTGCGCCCGCACACGCGCGCCTGGGAGGGCGACTGGGAGATGGTCGTGGTCACCGCCACGGGACGCGGCGCGGCCGAACGCGCCGACCTGCGGGCCCGGCTGACCGCCCTGCGCCTGGCCGAACTCCGGGAGGGCGTGTGGCTGCGCCCCGCCAACCTGTGCCGTACGCTCCCCGCCGAGCTGGACCGGGTGGCCGAGCGCCACGCCTCGCGCCCGGCCCGTCCGGCCCGCGACCTGGCGGCGGAGCTGTGGCCGCTGGACGCCTGGTCAGCCACGGCCGGGGCGCTGCTCGACCGGGTCGGCCGGGTCCGGCGGCCGGCCGACCGGCTCACCGCCTTCGCGGCCGTCGTGCGCCATCTGCTGGCCGACCCGGTCCTGCCTGGCGAACTCCTCCCGTCCGACTGGCCGGGTGCGGCCCTGCGGGAGGCCTACGCGCGATACCAGCGGGAGCAGACCGGGCAGGTCCGCATGCGCGTCACTGGTAGGTGA
- a CDS encoding DUF305 domain-containing protein, with the protein MSFRSASTRASLVTAALTTLAVLGLGACESGTDGGKAAAAGPSVIAPGEPGGENRTLSAEEAQKQRADDDSPNSADVSYARMMIQHHAQALEMTELAPEQAASSQVKKLAERISAAQGPEIGAMRGWLKTHGEKETDGGHDHAAMPGMATGTQLEKLREARGEAFDQLFLTLMITHHEGAITMATDVKSQGNNVRIEEMADDVVAQQTSEISRMRRML; encoded by the coding sequence GTGTCCTTCCGCTCCGCGTCGACCCGCGCGTCGCTCGTCACGGCCGCACTGACCACGCTGGCCGTACTCGGGCTCGGGGCCTGCGAGTCCGGCACCGACGGGGGGAAGGCGGCCGCGGCCGGGCCCTCGGTGATCGCTCCCGGCGAGCCGGGCGGTGAGAACCGGACGCTCTCCGCCGAGGAGGCCCAGAAGCAGCGCGCCGACGACGACTCCCCCAACTCGGCGGACGTCTCCTACGCGCGGATGATGATCCAGCACCACGCCCAGGCCCTGGAGATGACCGAGCTGGCGCCGGAGCAGGCCGCCTCCAGCCAGGTCAAGAAGCTCGCCGAACGGATCTCCGCGGCCCAGGGGCCGGAGATCGGTGCGATGAGGGGCTGGCTGAAGACCCACGGCGAGAAGGAGACGGACGGCGGGCACGACCACGCCGCGATGCCGGGCATGGCGACCGGGACCCAGCTGGAGAAGCTGCGCGAGGCCCGGGGCGAGGCGTTCGACCAGCTCTTCCTGACGCTGATGATCACTCACCACGAGGGTGCGATCACCATGGCGACCGACGTCAAGTCGCAGGGCAACAACGTGCGGATCGAGGAGATGGCCGACGACGTGGTGGCCCAGCAGACCAGCGAGATCTCGCGGATGCGCCGGATGCTGTGA
- a CDS encoding HAD family hydrolase → MTAVLFDFSGTLFRIEPTDAWLRGALTGTGTTLTGPELAAAARALEEAGALPGGAPPARIPEELAGTWAVRDKSARLHRAAYTGLSRQVRLPDPELHDVLYDRHMTPDAWTPYPDAAEVLGALRERGIAVGVVSNIGWDLRPVFRAHGLDRYVDAYVLSYEHGIQKPDPRLFATACAALGAEPGRTLMVGDDRRADGGAAALGCAVHFVDHLPVTERAAGLRPVLDLVR, encoded by the coding sequence ATGACTGCCGTACTGTTCGACTTCTCCGGGACCCTCTTCCGCATCGAACCCACCGACGCCTGGCTGCGCGGGGCGCTGACGGGCACCGGGACGACGCTCACCGGACCGGAGCTCGCCGCGGCGGCCCGCGCGCTGGAGGAGGCGGGAGCGCTGCCCGGCGGAGCCCCGCCGGCGCGGATACCGGAGGAACTCGCCGGGACATGGGCGGTCCGGGACAAGAGCGCCCGGCTGCACCGGGCCGCCTACACCGGACTGTCCCGGCAGGTGCGGCTGCCGGACCCGGAACTGCACGACGTGCTGTACGACCGGCACATGACGCCGGACGCCTGGACCCCCTACCCCGACGCCGCCGAGGTGCTGGGCGCGCTGCGCGAGCGGGGAATCGCCGTCGGGGTGGTCAGCAACATCGGCTGGGATCTGCGCCCGGTCTTCCGTGCGCACGGCCTGGACCGGTACGTCGACGCGTACGTCCTGTCGTACGAGCACGGCATCCAGAAGCCCGACCCACGGCTGTTCGCGACCGCCTGCGCGGCGCTCGGGGCCGAGCCGGGCCGGACGCTGATGGTCGGAGACGACCGGCGGGCGGACGGCGGCGCGGCGGCCCTCGGTTGCGCCGTGCACTTCGTGGACCACCTGCCGGTGACCGAGCGCGCGGCGGGGCTGCGGCCGGTGCTGGACCTGGTGCGCTGA
- a CDS encoding FAD-dependent oxidoreductase, producing MLRVAVVGSGPSGCYTAQSLVQLGQEVRVDVLDRLPCPYGLVRYGVAPDHEKIKSLQNALRTVLEHERVRFLGAVPVGSGGVPAARLRELYHAVVYCVGAAADRRLGIPGEDLPGSWSATEFVSWYSAHPDAVDAGFLSGVRSAVVIGVGNVAVDVARMLVRGAAELRGTDVPQAALDTFAAGRVSDVHIVGRRGPSQARFTTKELRELGALPDTAVLVEPAEPALDPAFRDPSGLPGTRRRNVEVLRGWAGRPAPDAARRLRLRFFLRPVELIAGADGRVGAVRFERTRPDGRGGVTGTGRYEEIEAGLVLRSVGYRGVPLEGLPFDAASGTVPHRAGRVLRADAVAPGEYVAGWIKRGPTGVIGTNRPCAKETVTSLLADAPALVRRDLPTGDPLGPLRAEGVEPVEWSGWRGIERAEAELGASLGRHVVKLSDWKSLLAAARGAAVR from the coding sequence GTGCTGCGTGTCGCCGTCGTCGGCTCGGGACCGAGCGGGTGCTACACCGCGCAGAGCCTCGTCCAGCTCGGCCAGGAGGTGCGCGTCGACGTCCTGGACCGGCTGCCGTGCCCGTACGGGCTGGTGCGGTACGGCGTGGCCCCCGACCACGAGAAGATCAAGTCACTCCAGAACGCCCTGCGTACGGTGCTGGAGCACGAGCGGGTGCGGTTCCTCGGCGCGGTCCCGGTCGGCAGCGGCGGAGTACCGGCCGCCCGGCTGCGGGAGCTGTACCACGCGGTGGTGTACTGCGTGGGCGCCGCCGCCGACCGGCGGCTGGGCATCCCCGGCGAGGACCTGCCGGGCAGCTGGTCGGCGACCGAGTTCGTGTCCTGGTACAGCGCCCATCCGGACGCCGTGGACGCGGGGTTCCTGAGCGGTGTGCGGTCGGCGGTGGTGATCGGGGTGGGCAACGTCGCCGTCGACGTGGCGCGGATGCTGGTGCGCGGGGCGGCGGAGCTGCGGGGTACCGACGTTCCGCAGGCCGCCCTGGACACCTTCGCCGCCGGCCGGGTGTCCGATGTGCACATCGTGGGCCGCAGGGGGCCTTCGCAGGCCCGCTTCACCACCAAGGAACTGCGCGAGCTGGGCGCCCTGCCGGACACGGCCGTGCTGGTGGAGCCGGCCGAGCCGGCGCTGGACCCGGCGTTCCGTGACCCCTCGGGGCTGCCCGGCACGCGGCGCCGCAACGTGGAGGTGCTGCGGGGCTGGGCCGGCCGGCCCGCACCGGACGCCGCCCGCCGGCTCCGCCTGCGCTTCTTCCTGCGCCCGGTGGAGCTGATCGCGGGCGCCGACGGCCGGGTGGGCGCCGTGCGCTTCGAGCGGACCCGGCCGGACGGGCGCGGAGGAGTCACCGGCACCGGGCGCTACGAGGAGATCGAGGCCGGGCTGGTGCTGCGGTCGGTGGGCTACCGCGGAGTGCCGCTGGAAGGACTGCCGTTCGACGCCGCGAGCGGGACGGTGCCGCACCGGGCGGGGCGGGTGCTGCGCGCGGATGCCGTCGCGCCCGGCGAGTACGTGGCCGGCTGGATCAAGCGGGGCCCGACGGGGGTCATCGGCACCAACCGGCCCTGCGCGAAGGAGACGGTGACGTCCCTGCTGGCGGACGCCCCCGCACTCGTACGGCGGGACCTCCCCACGGGTGATCCCCTCGGACCGCTGCGGGCCGAAGGCGTCGAGCCGGTCGAGTGGAGCGGCTGGCGGGGCATCGAGCGGGCCGAGGCGGAACTCGGGGCCTCACTGGGGCGGCACGTCGTGAAGCTGTCCGACTGGAAGTCGCTGCTGGCGGCGGCGCGCGGGGCGGCGGTCCGATAG
- a CDS encoding NADH:flavin oxidoreductase/NADH oxidase — protein sequence MNALFQPLQLRDTTIPNRIWMSPMCQYSAAPEGPMAGVPGDWHFAHYGARAVGGTGLIVVEATGVSPEGRISPQDLGLWNDTQTEAFRRITDFLRSQGTVPAIQLAHAGRKASTAQPWKGGAPVGPEAHGWQPVAPSALPFDDRHPAPTELASTQIQEIVGQFADAARRALAAGFEIVEIHGAHGYLIHEFLSPHSNHRTDAYGGSYENRTRFALEVVDAVRAVWPDDKPLFFRISATDWLEEGGWTPEDTVRFARDLQTHGIDLLDVSTGGNAPRVRIPTGPGYQVPFAERVKAGTTLPVAAVGMITDAGQAEKVLANGEADAVLLGRELLREPSWGQHAARELGDAVRMPDQYGWAV from the coding sequence ATGAACGCCCTCTTCCAGCCCCTCCAGCTGCGCGACACCACGATTCCCAACCGGATCTGGATGTCGCCGATGTGCCAGTACTCCGCCGCGCCGGAGGGCCCCATGGCGGGCGTCCCGGGCGACTGGCACTTCGCGCACTACGGCGCCCGCGCGGTCGGCGGCACCGGGCTGATCGTCGTCGAGGCCACCGGCGTGTCGCCCGAGGGCCGGATCTCCCCGCAGGACCTGGGCCTGTGGAACGACACCCAGACCGAGGCCTTCCGGCGGATCACGGACTTCCTGCGCTCGCAGGGGACGGTGCCGGCGATCCAGCTGGCCCACGCGGGCCGCAAGGCCTCGACCGCGCAGCCCTGGAAGGGCGGGGCGCCGGTCGGCCCGGAGGCGCACGGCTGGCAGCCGGTGGCGCCGAGCGCGCTGCCCTTCGACGACCGCCACCCGGCGCCGACCGAGCTGGCCTCCACGCAGATCCAGGAGATCGTCGGACAGTTCGCGGACGCGGCCCGCCGGGCCCTCGCCGCCGGTTTCGAGATCGTGGAGATCCACGGCGCCCACGGCTACCTGATCCACGAGTTCCTGTCGCCGCACTCCAACCACCGCACCGACGCCTACGGCGGCTCGTACGAGAACCGCACCCGCTTCGCCCTCGAGGTCGTCGACGCCGTACGGGCGGTGTGGCCGGACGACAAGCCGCTGTTCTTCCGGATCTCGGCGACCGACTGGCTGGAGGAGGGCGGCTGGACACCCGAGGACACCGTCCGCTTCGCCCGCGACCTCCAGACCCACGGCATCGACCTCCTCGACGTCTCCACGGGCGGCAACGCCCCGCGCGTGAGGATCCCCACCGGCCCCGGGTACCAGGTGCCGTTCGCCGAGCGCGTCAAGGCCGGGACCACGCTGCCGGTCGCCGCCGTCGGCATGATCACCGACGCCGGGCAGGCCGAGAAGGTCCTGGCCAACGGCGAGGCCGACGCTGTACTGCTGGGCCGCGAGTTGCTGCGCGAGCCTTCGTGGGGGCAGCACGCGGCGCGGGAGTTGGGCGACGCGGTCCGGATGCCGGACCAGTACGGGTGGGCCGTCTGA
- a CDS encoding TetR/AcrR family transcriptional regulator: MSPRSASVNEELRRRSKERLLHAAVELVGEHGYEATTLGAIADRAGSARGLVSYYFPGKRQLVQSAVHRLMHRTLEEALEREPRTDEGPERMARAIDAVLGLARDRPVLMRQHMAGLLQAEVGFVPCPEQRRLAELLRDTVARHGSRDVDRDYPMLRALLMGAVFAALVPGVPMPVPVLRAELFKRYRLEWGLGAPPDAEAPGGTTCDTDLSRFFATGGPGRPAQSK, encoded by the coding sequence ATGTCCCCGCGCAGCGCCTCGGTCAATGAAGAGTTGCGGAGGCGTTCGAAGGAGCGGCTTCTGCATGCCGCGGTGGAGCTGGTGGGCGAGCACGGGTACGAGGCGACCACCCTGGGCGCCATCGCCGACCGGGCCGGTTCGGCGCGCGGTCTGGTCTCGTACTACTTCCCCGGCAAGCGGCAGCTCGTGCAGTCCGCCGTGCACCGGCTGATGCACCGCACGCTGGAGGAGGCCCTGGAGCGCGAGCCGCGCACCGACGAGGGGCCGGAGCGGATGGCACGGGCCATCGACGCGGTCCTGGGTCTCGCCCGGGACCGGCCCGTGCTCATGCGCCAGCACATGGCGGGCCTGCTCCAGGCCGAGGTTGGTTTCGTGCCGTGCCCGGAGCAGCGGCGGCTGGCCGAGCTGTTGCGGGACACCGTGGCCCGGCACGGCTCGCGGGACGTCGACCGGGACTACCCGATGCTGCGGGCGCTGCTGATGGGGGCCGTGTTCGCCGCCCTGGTGCCGGGGGTGCCGATGCCCGTGCCGGTGCTGCGCGCCGAGTTGTTCAAGCGCTACCGGCTGGAATGGGGGCTGGGTGCCCCGCCGGACGCCGAGGCGCCCGGCGGGACGACGTGCGACACGGACCTGTCGCGGTTCTTCGCGACCGGTGGGCCCGGCCGGCCGGCTCAGTCGAAGTAG
- a CDS encoding DUF6214 family protein, whose amino-acid sequence MSVRQTWVVREGATATAWFDVRLTFADGARLEALAVLSGRGVRVEDVRARPPLSLDDLAVLADWLESPLFDACVPGGCAAASPGSRRARPAWPGGREGRRLVAREYRAAREEGGDPVLAVMRATGHSRRRSLRLIGQARDEGFLAPRRARR is encoded by the coding sequence ATGTCCGTGCGGCAGACCTGGGTGGTGCGCGAGGGTGCCACCGCCACCGCGTGGTTCGACGTCCGGCTCACCTTCGCCGACGGCGCCCGGCTGGAGGCGCTCGCCGTGCTGTCCGGTCGGGGGGTGCGCGTCGAGGACGTGCGGGCCCGGCCGCCGCTGTCCCTCGACGACCTCGCCGTACTCGCCGATTGGCTGGAGAGTCCGCTGTTCGACGCCTGCGTGCCGGGCGGTTGTGCGGCCGCGTCGCCCGGTTCGCGGCGCGCCCGCCCCGCCTGGCCGGGCGGCAGGGAGGGGCGCCGGCTCGTCGCGCGGGAGTACCGGGCGGCCCGGGAGGAGGGCGGCGACCCGGTCCTCGCGGTGATGCGCGCTACCGGGCACAGCCGGCGCAGGTCGCTCAGACTGATCGGCCAGGCGCGCGACGAGGGTTTCCTGGCCCCGCGCCGCGCGCGTCGCTGA
- a CDS encoding M56 family metallopeptidase, with protein MILPAALLLLGALTAVLAPRLLARADWPDREPVVALWVWQCVVAAVLVCCALSMTFSAAAAWHAVGGHVFATAPRPVVEAYALGTSGLWADTTAVALACGGLWSAAMLAREIARARIRRRRRRAELLHRAPLLPGEAPRSDRLVVLEGDRPDAWWLPGTPPRLVVTTAALRRLKGRQLDAVLAHEKGHAQARHDWLLHCSAALADGFPQVPVFAAFRDEMHRLVELAADDVASRRFGRLTTALALVELNEDRGVFGPCPTTHAHVPQRVHRLLTPPNRLSAARRLRLTAAAALVPVVPVLVAFVPGLRALG; from the coding sequence ATGATTCTCCCCGCGGCGCTGCTGCTGCTCGGCGCTCTCACCGCCGTCCTCGCCCCGAGGCTGCTCGCCCGCGCCGACTGGCCGGACCGTGAACCGGTGGTCGCCCTGTGGGTGTGGCAGTGCGTCGTGGCGGCCGTACTCGTGTGCTGCGCCCTGTCGATGACGTTCAGCGCGGCGGCGGCGTGGCACGCGGTGGGCGGACACGTCTTCGCGACGGCGCCGCGCCCGGTGGTGGAGGCGTACGCGCTCGGCACGTCCGGACTCTGGGCGGACACCACCGCCGTCGCGCTGGCCTGCGGCGGGTTGTGGAGCGCCGCCATGCTGGCCCGCGAAATCGCGCGCGCCCGTATCCGGCGTCGGCGGCGCCGCGCCGAACTGCTGCACCGCGCGCCGCTGTTGCCGGGCGAGGCGCCCCGCTCGGACCGGCTCGTCGTCCTGGAGGGCGACCGGCCGGACGCCTGGTGGCTGCCCGGCACTCCCCCGCGGCTGGTCGTCACCACGGCCGCGCTGCGCCGCCTCAAGGGCCGCCAGCTCGACGCGGTGCTCGCGCACGAGAAGGGGCACGCGCAGGCGCGGCACGACTGGCTGCTGCACTGCTCGGCCGCCCTGGCGGACGGCTTCCCGCAGGTTCCGGTGTTCGCGGCGTTCCGCGACGAGATGCACCGCCTGGTGGAACTCGCCGCCGACGACGTGGCCTCCCGCCGCTTCGGCCGGCTGACGACCGCGCTCGCGCTGGTCGAACTCAACGAGGACCGGGGTGTGTTCGGCCCCTGCCCGACGACGCACGCCCATGTCCCGCAACGCGTACACCGGCTGCTCACGCCACCGAACCGCCTGTCGGCCGCCCGCCGGCTGCGACTGACGGCGGCGGCCGCGCTGGTGCCGGTGGTGCCGGTGCTGGTGGCGTTCGTACCGGGGCTGCGGGCGCTGGGATAG
- a CDS encoding ArsR/SmtB family transcription factor, producing MTPAVPAAGTRALPHPARDDIRLEGVLHALSDPMRLRIVRELAADSDALLSCSHFVLPVTKSTTTHHFRVLRESGVIRQTYRGTAKMNGLRRDDLDALFPGLLDALLAAAARQAARLGTG from the coding sequence GTGACCCCCGCCGTTCCCGCCGCCGGCACCCGCGCTCTGCCCCACCCGGCGCGCGACGACATCCGGCTGGAAGGAGTGCTGCACGCGCTCTCCGATCCGATGCGGCTGCGGATCGTGCGGGAACTCGCCGCCGACAGTGACGCGCTCCTGTCCTGCTCCCACTTCGTCCTGCCGGTGACGAAGTCCACGACCACGCACCACTTCCGGGTACTGAGGGAGAGCGGGGTGATCCGGCAGACCTACCGGGGCACGGCCAAGATGAACGGCCTGCGCAGGGACGACCTGGACGCGCTGTTCCCGGGGCTGCTGGACGCCCTGCTGGCGGCGGCGGCCCGTCAGGCCGCCCGTCTCGGCACCGGCTGA